One Thunnus thynnus chromosome 21, fThuThy2.1, whole genome shotgun sequence DNA segment encodes these proteins:
- the cnn3a gene encoding calponin-3a: MTHFNKGPAYGLSAEVRSKIAQKYDQQKEEELRFWIEEVTGMSIGENFQKGLKDGVILCELINKLQPGSVKKINLSQLNWHKLENLGNFIKAILAYGLKPNDIFEANDLFENGNMTQVQTTLLALASMAKTKGMDTKIDIGVKYADKQARHFDNEKIKAGQCVIGLQMGTNKCASQAGMTAYGTRRHLYDPKTQTDKPYDQTTISLQMGTNKGASQAGMSAPGTRRDIYDQKVAQQPLDNSTISLQMGTNKVASQRGMSVYGLGRQVYDPKYCAPPTEPVIHTNGSQGTGTNGSEISDSDYQVEFQEEEYHGGYHDDYSSHYNDQGIDY; this comes from the exons ATTGCTCAGAAATATGACcaacagaaggaggaggagcttCGCTTCTGGATCGAGGAGGTTACAGGAATGTCTATTGGGGAGAACTTCCAGAAAGGCTTGAAGGATGGAGTCATCCTCTGCGA ATTGATTAATAAGCTTCAGCCTGGTTCAGTAAAGAAAATCAACCTTTCACAACTGAACTGGCACAAG CTGGAAAACCTTGGGAATTTCATCAAAGCTATCCTGGCCTATGGCCTGAAGCCCAATGACATCTTTGAGGCCAATGACCTGTTTGAAAATGGTAACATGACTCAAGTCCAGACCACACTGCTAGCACTGGCCAGCATG gcAAAGACCAAAGGCATGGACACAAAGATTGATATCGGGGTGAAATATGCAGACAAACAGGCTCGACATTTCGACAATGAGAAGATCAAGGCTGGTCAGTGTGTCATTGGACTGCAG ATGGGAACAAACAAGTGTGCGAGTCAGGCTGGAATGACTGCATATGGAACCAGAAGACATCTGTATGATCCAAAGACTCAGACTGACAAACCATATGACCAGACCACCATCAGCCTTCAGATGGGAACCAACAAAGGAGCCAGCCAG GCGGGCATGTCTGCCCCCGGTACCCGCAGAGACATCTACGACCAGAAGGTGGCACAGCAGCCTCTGGACAACTCCACCATCTCTCTCCAGATGGGCACCAACAAGGTGGCGTCTCAGAGGGGTATGAGTGTGTACGGTCTGGGCCGCCAGGTCTATGACCCCAAGTACTGCGCCCCCCCAACAGAGCCGGTCATACACACCAACGGCAGCCAGGGCACTGGCACCAACGGCTCTGAGATCAGCGACAGTGACTATCAGGTCGAATTCCAGGAGGAGGAGTACCACGGAGGTTACCATGAcgactacagctcccattacaATGATCAGGGCATTGACTATTAG